One Paenibacillus sp. FSL W8-0186 genomic window carries:
- a CDS encoding AraC family transcriptional regulator: MDSHIPFPWYLEERVLFDYELLYVKEGRIQVTVENDVFTGESGDLFLFRPKQRHSIRKLGTELVRQPHLHFDLFYKEDSPDVKVSFKKLEDMTADEMKWFRNDDLEQIIPQIPSHIRLRNTLVIERIIFEIIKEFQMTLPFYEMNIKGLFLQLLNALLRENYWNCNPHLVTNMGEMEQLRMYLNHNIDRKVTLDELSKISGISKYYMISLFKQSFGKSPIQYHLLLRIEKAKEMIQFTNDPLTLIAESVGFPDIHSFSKAFKKIDGVNPSFYRKKKIYKHED; the protein is encoded by the coding sequence ATGGATAGTCATATCCCATTCCCTTGGTATTTAGAGGAGAGAGTTTTATTTGACTATGAGTTACTTTACGTTAAGGAAGGCAGAATACAAGTAACCGTCGAGAATGATGTTTTTACCGGTGAATCGGGGGACCTCTTTCTTTTTCGTCCAAAGCAACGGCACTCTATTAGAAAGTTAGGAACAGAATTAGTACGACAACCTCATTTACATTTTGATTTGTTCTATAAAGAGGATAGTCCGGATGTGAAGGTTTCCTTTAAAAAACTTGAAGATATGACTGCGGATGAAATGAAATGGTTTCGAAACGACGATCTTGAGCAAATTATCCCTCAGATTCCCAGTCACATTCGGTTAAGGAATACCTTGGTTATAGAAAGAATCATCTTTGAAATCATAAAAGAATTTCAAATGACGTTACCCTTTTATGAAATGAATATAAAAGGACTGTTTTTGCAGTTATTGAATGCACTTTTACGTGAAAACTACTGGAACTGTAATCCACATCTAGTAACCAATATGGGAGAAATGGAGCAGTTGCGGATGTACTTGAACCACAATATCGACCGAAAGGTAACCTTAGATGAACTTTCCAAAATTTCGGGAATTAGCAAATACTATATGATTTCATTATTCAAACAATCATTCGGGAAGAGCCCAATCCAATATCATCTTTTACTAAGAATAGAAAAGGCGAAGGAAATGATTCAGTTCACTAATGACCCGTTAACGCTCATTGCCGAAAGTGTCGGCTTTCCGGATATTCATTCCTTTAGTAAAGCCTTTAAAAAAATAGATGGAGTTAATCCTTCCTTTTATCGTAAGAAAAAAATCTATAAACATGAAGATTAG
- a CDS encoding extracellular solute-binding protein, with protein MKTTRVMMSAVLFLCFLVVLVGCGSNSAGSSNDKTLTLLVEGGGPAFEVANRTAAKFEEQTGYKIKIDSVPYSGVYDKLKAEIDAKKSTHDVAIIDVLWFPSLAKGLEPLGNVLTEEQMNDFLPQLSESATINGELLGIPTWSNSKILLYHKGLFKDPNNQANFEKEFGYALKVPTSWKEYEDVAKFFTNTGMYGTSVFGQTGGDAVSSWLDHVTQAGVDSLVLDRNGEVNITEEPYVQSLTFLQNLVKDKVVPEDYLSIASSETAELFNNGKLAMQLAWGHFYLSSDKVLPGQIGAAPMIAGEKGIGAVPGPWYQVILKDSQKKDIAEQYLKFMYDQNELYMESLGVAARKSVFEKYIDIPQYAHVKAIEATLDGAQTQNRPQIEQWSQIENEVLSPMLQKVLSGSDPTTELTLAKKQIEEILGR; from the coding sequence ATGAAAACAACACGTGTAATGATGAGTGCCGTACTGTTTCTTTGTTTCTTGGTTGTGTTAGTCGGATGTGGAAGTAACTCTGCAGGTAGCTCTAATGACAAGACGTTAACGCTATTAGTTGAAGGCGGTGGTCCTGCTTTTGAAGTGGCGAATAGAACCGCAGCGAAGTTTGAGGAACAGACAGGCTATAAAATTAAGATCGATTCTGTTCCTTATAGCGGGGTATACGATAAGTTGAAGGCTGAAATTGATGCGAAAAAATCGACTCACGATGTAGCGATTATTGATGTATTATGGTTTCCTTCCTTAGCGAAGGGACTGGAACCGTTAGGGAATGTGCTGACGGAAGAACAGATGAATGATTTCTTACCTCAGTTAAGTGAAAGCGCTACGATAAATGGGGAATTGTTAGGGATTCCGACTTGGAGCAATTCTAAAATTTTGCTCTACCATAAAGGTTTGTTTAAGGACCCGAATAACCAAGCGAACTTCGAGAAGGAATTCGGCTATGCATTGAAGGTTCCAACGAGTTGGAAAGAGTATGAGGATGTTGCAAAATTCTTCACGAACACTGGAATGTATGGCACGTCCGTCTTCGGTCAGACAGGCGGCGATGCTGTCAGCAGTTGGCTCGACCATGTTACTCAAGCGGGCGTTGATTCCTTGGTGCTGGATCGTAATGGTGAAGTGAATATTACTGAAGAGCCATATGTCCAATCGCTCACCTTCCTGCAGAATCTAGTCAAAGATAAAGTTGTCCCTGAGGATTATCTGTCGATTGCAAGTAGCGAAACTGCAGAGCTGTTTAATAACGGTAAATTGGCGATGCAGCTTGCGTGGGGACATTTTTACCTCTCCTCAGATAAAGTGTTGCCAGGGCAGATCGGTGCTGCACCGATGATTGCGGGAGAGAAGGGTATTGGCGCGGTGCCAGGGCCCTGGTATCAAGTAATCTTGAAGGATTCCCAGAAGAAAGACATTGCGGAGCAATATCTCAAATTCATGTATGATCAAAATGAACTGTATATGGAATCGTTAGGGGTAGCAGCTCGAAAGTCAGTCTTTGAAAAGTATATTGATATTCCGCAATATGCGCATGTGAAGGCGATTGAAGCGACCCTTGACGGAGCACAGACGCAGAACAGACCTCAGATTGAGCAATGGAGCCAAATTGAGAATGAAGTTCTCTCGCCGATGCTGCAAAAGGTTCTATCCGGCAGCGATCCAACCACGGAATTAACATTGGCTAAAAAGCAAATCGAAGAAATTCTAGGCAGATAG
- a CDS encoding S-layer homology domain-containing protein produces MRKVKNKKSWISRLVIWAIVLQLVSPGISAAAKQGLSFGEALDSKPGLGWSVTDAVYQVQNPSFETGDMTGWTVVSGEAFGPDSVSNETTWWAEQIPYHQEGTYHLNGWKYSESATGVLRSSTFELGGSGWISFKLGGAKNPNKVFINIVEADTGQVIARYGNSAFADVSFPNPDQGMRLANMEQYKADLSEHLGKKLFVEIVDNATSDWGLIFADAFFMYHPSEPAEGIVATDIKPDFKRYQIENPGFETGDLSGWTVVEGEAFGRNSVSDETTWWAEQIPYNQEGAYHLNGWKYDESATGVLRSSTFELGGTGWITFRLGGGKHTDQVYVNVIDADSGDLIARYGNTEFNESGFPDPAQGLRLANMEQYKADLSKYIGKKLYIEIVDKGASDWGLIFADAFNTFNELVPQEGVMADNIMPTEMQNPGFETGNFDGWTVEGNAFQVTDEPGAGKEGNFYAKSSLEGQGSITSSIFTLQGTGTINFTILGVDHPQDACVALYDANTDTLLKKTGNIRANERISWKMQEHYNKKLYIKVIDQSNQASISVDAFETRAVGNIFYMNFDEGTGKKALEDVSNLEHDVYYVFNDARYMASKDPRWTSRGVKGGALLFDGYSNFIEIKAENTVPARDALTVEAWVAPRSYEWGDGNKLSTIISQSNQDKAEGFELGMYRHGTWSMQVGIGGHWIQVWVEDHPLEKYKWNYVAATFDKKDGMMKLYLNGEEVASQATPVDIPITPSTENLMIGKNNKPVELAGLFSYNMFSGLIDEVKLQNKALTPQEILAEYENVKTLHGGSVPEIPNGDIDEDPSVFDGDQHRPQYHAMPPQNWMNEAHAPIYYYGKYHLFYQHNPQGPYWHQIHWGHWVSDDMVHWENVRPALAPEAGTLDPDGVWSGSATYDRNGNPVLFYTAGNDSLSPNQRTGLATPADLADPYLEHWVKYPEPVTEQMGNGIHNEFRDPFVWYDEEVDKWYQLVTSGLQDYSSGTALVYVSDDMYNWEYKGPLYVSDRNLYPELGTVWELPVLLPLGRDSTGKQQHIFMVNPHEKPEHVAPSNDVQRDVEVFYWIGTWDRDNFRFIPDQEAPSKLDVGDGYLTAESGMVTPDGRTVVFSMVQNVRTPQAEYQAGWAHNLALPVFLSLDSHDQLRIEPIQEMQSLRGAKLVDFADKNLEAANQWIQNVKGDMLEIVMEIDPGEAQKFGLKVRRSENGQEETLIYYDKTNGTFNVDRTKSSIDPDVRVDGIQGGYVDLGGEHLKLHIFLDRSVVEAFANYKKKLTTRVYVGRYDSLGLKVWADKDITVKSMEVWNMNALTGEPAAPVYVPDDWDNSVYTDITDLPNHDFATGDLTGWLAEGDAFQDVHVTDAKLFWDTIYFNPSQKIPGGYHLWGFNEVAGGDSLTGTLKSQNFVLGGNGKINFLVSGGRDLDKLYVALVRVSDEKVLFKETATNYEEYQRKVWGASQYIGEELYIKVVDQSTAGFGHINVDDFNVPVRVKNPTNPTVPTKPIDPAPSIPVESGSTVSNGVNPSKPASPNSLSFEMAKGERQVLFPVKTAANDGKNALKIKHSGAEIEVPAEVLKELQGLVTSEELERAQISFEIDTLSADRMKALIERVKSKNKADISALGEVYDFKLSIVKGDGTELKLEKFAKPVTIRLSAQENYHQDLTGIYYIADDGRLDYVGGTYVEGKWIADVSHFSKNAVLTYDKSFEDVNASFWAHDVIKRMAAKQIVLGVSETAFAPKQNVSRAEFASLIVRTLGITGTNSTTFKDVAPTKWYVSSIAAAYEAGIVTGRSNDTFAPEDTISREEMASMIYKAYLFHTGQKAAVNRQSNFKDAGTISGWASDAVAALQELGLVNGRGNQLFMPHETVNRAEGAQIISLLLDKVNK; encoded by the coding sequence GCGTGCTTCGTTCCAGCACCTTTGAGCTGGGCGGAAGCGGCTGGATCAGCTTCAAGCTGGGCGGCGCAAAAAATCCTAACAAAGTATTTATAAATATCGTAGAAGCCGATACGGGGCAGGTTATTGCCAGGTATGGCAACAGCGCATTCGCCGACGTGAGTTTCCCGAATCCCGATCAGGGCATGCGGCTTGCTAACATGGAGCAATATAAGGCGGATCTTTCAGAGCATTTGGGTAAAAAGCTGTTTGTCGAGATCGTCGATAATGCCACCTCGGATTGGGGGCTGATCTTTGCGGACGCCTTCTTCATGTATCATCCATCCGAGCCGGCCGAGGGAATTGTCGCCACGGATATCAAGCCGGACTTCAAACGCTATCAAATTGAAAATCCCGGCTTTGAAACCGGAGATTTATCGGGATGGACAGTCGTTGAAGGCGAAGCTTTCGGTCGAAACAGCGTTTCAGATGAAACAACCTGGTGGGCGGAACAGATTCCGTATAACCAGGAAGGCGCCTATCACTTAAACGGCTGGAAGTATGACGAATCTGCGACCGGCGTACTTCGTTCCAGCACCTTTGAGCTTGGGGGAACCGGCTGGATTACCTTCAGACTGGGAGGAGGCAAGCATACGGATCAAGTATACGTAAACGTGATCGATGCGGATTCGGGAGACTTGATTGCCAGGTACGGAAACACCGAATTTAACGAGTCCGGCTTTCCGGATCCTGCGCAAGGCTTGAGACTCGCGAATATGGAGCAATATAAAGCCGATCTCTCCAAATATATCGGAAAGAAGCTATATATTGAGATCGTCGATAAAGGGGCTTCGGATTGGGGACTCATCTTTGCGGACGCCTTTAACACCTTCAATGAACTTGTTCCGCAAGAAGGAGTCATGGCCGATAACATCATGCCGACCGAAATGCAGAATCCAGGTTTTGAAACCGGAAATTTTGACGGTTGGACCGTTGAAGGCAATGCTTTTCAAGTAACCGATGAACCTGGGGCAGGTAAAGAAGGCAACTTTTATGCCAAATCCTCATTGGAGGGACAGGGCTCGATCACCTCTAGTATTTTCACGCTTCAGGGAACGGGAACGATTAACTTTACTATTTTAGGTGTCGATCATCCGCAGGATGCCTGCGTTGCACTATATGATGCCAACACTGACACGCTGCTCAAGAAGACCGGGAACATCCGGGCAAATGAGAGAATTTCGTGGAAAATGCAAGAACATTATAATAAGAAGCTTTACATCAAGGTAATCGATCAATCGAATCAAGCCAGCATTTCCGTGGATGCTTTTGAGACTCGCGCTGTGGGCAACATATTCTACATGAATTTTGATGAAGGCACAGGAAAGAAGGCCCTTGAGGACGTAAGCAATCTTGAGCATGATGTGTATTATGTATTTAATGATGCCAGGTATATGGCCTCTAAAGACCCTAGGTGGACTTCGCGCGGAGTAAAAGGCGGGGCGTTGCTGTTCGATGGATATTCGAATTTCATTGAGATTAAGGCAGAGAATACGGTTCCGGCACGTGACGCATTAACGGTTGAAGCTTGGGTTGCCCCCCGCAGCTATGAATGGGGAGACGGAAACAAGCTGTCCACCATCATTAGCCAATCTAATCAGGATAAAGCGGAAGGCTTCGAGCTTGGCATGTACCGGCACGGCACTTGGTCGATGCAGGTCGGGATCGGCGGCCATTGGATTCAAGTGTGGGTCGAAGATCATCCACTAGAAAAATACAAATGGAATTACGTAGCTGCTACCTTCGACAAAAAGGATGGGATGATGAAGTTGTACCTGAACGGCGAGGAAGTCGCTTCCCAAGCCACCCCTGTGGACATTCCGATCACCCCATCTACGGAAAACCTGATGATCGGTAAAAATAATAAACCGGTCGAGCTGGCAGGTTTGTTCTCCTATAATATGTTCAGCGGACTTATCGACGAAGTGAAGCTGCAAAACAAAGCCCTTACCCCTCAGGAGATCCTTGCTGAATATGAAAATGTGAAAACGCTTCATGGCGGATCGGTTCCGGAAATTCCGAATGGCGATATTGACGAGGACCCGAGTGTGTTTGATGGAGATCAGCATCGTCCCCAGTACCACGCGATGCCGCCGCAAAATTGGATGAATGAAGCGCATGCACCCATTTATTATTACGGCAAATACCATTTATTTTATCAGCATAACCCGCAAGGTCCATATTGGCATCAAATCCATTGGGGACATTGGGTGAGTGACGATATGGTTCACTGGGAAAATGTGAGGCCTGCTCTGGCCCCCGAAGCGGGCACCCTGGATCCGGACGGAGTATGGTCAGGGAGCGCAACATATGATCGCAACGGTAATCCGGTACTCTTCTATACTGCCGGGAACGACTCTCTGTCGCCTAACCAAAGAACAGGATTGGCGACCCCGGCCGATTTGGCTGATCCTTATTTAGAGCACTGGGTGAAATATCCCGAACCCGTTACGGAACAGATGGGAAATGGCATTCACAATGAGTTCCGGGACCCCTTTGTATGGTACGACGAAGAGGTAGACAAGTGGTATCAGTTAGTGACGTCCGGCCTTCAAGACTACAGCAGCGGCACAGCTTTGGTGTATGTGTCCGACGATATGTACAACTGGGAGTATAAGGGGCCACTATACGTTAGTGACAGAAACCTTTATCCAGAGCTCGGTACGGTATGGGAACTACCGGTATTACTGCCGTTAGGCAGGGATAGTACAGGCAAGCAACAGCATATTTTTATGGTTAATCCCCATGAAAAACCGGAGCATGTTGCTCCATCTAACGATGTGCAAAGAGATGTTGAAGTTTTTTATTGGATTGGAACCTGGGACAGGGACAATTTTAGATTTATACCCGATCAGGAGGCACCCTCCAAATTGGATGTAGGCGACGGTTATCTGACCGCAGAGAGCGGCATGGTTACGCCTGACGGAAGAACGGTCGTTTTCTCCATGGTGCAAAACGTAAGAACACCGCAGGCGGAATATCAAGCCGGATGGGCTCATAATCTGGCGCTGCCAGTTTTCCTAAGCCTGGATAGTCATGATCAATTGCGCATTGAGCCTATTCAAGAAATGCAGAGCCTCCGGGGGGCAAAACTGGTTGATTTTGCGGATAAAAACTTGGAGGCCGCCAATCAATGGATCCAAAATGTCAAAGGCGACATGCTGGAGATTGTGATGGAAATTGATCCGGGCGAAGCCCAGAAATTCGGTCTTAAGGTGAGACGCTCCGAAAACGGCCAGGAAGAAACACTGATATACTACGACAAGACGAACGGAACCTTCAATGTGGATCGGACCAAGAGCAGCATTGATCCGGATGTGCGCGTGGATGGCATTCAAGGCGGATACGTCGATCTTGGCGGAGAACATCTGAAGCTCCATATTTTCCTCGATCGTTCGGTAGTAGAAGCCTTTGCTAATTATAAGAAGAAGCTGACAACCCGCGTTTACGTAGGCCGGTACGACTCACTCGGCTTAAAGGTTTGGGCTGACAAAGATATCACGGTCAAGTCGATGGAAGTATGGAATATGAATGCCTTGACGGGTGAACCGGCTGCTCCGGTGTATGTTCCGGATGACTGGGACAACTCGGTGTATACTGATATTACGGATCTGCCTAACCACGATTTTGCTACAGGCGATTTAACGGGCTGGCTAGCGGAAGGAGATGCCTTCCAGGATGTCCATGTGACCGATGCTAAGTTGTTCTGGGATACGATCTATTTCAATCCGTCGCAGAAAATACCAGGCGGGTATCATTTGTGGGGTTTCAATGAGGTAGCCGGTGGTGACAGCTTAACAGGAACGCTGAAATCACAAAATTTTGTACTTGGCGGGAATGGTAAGATTAATTTCCTTGTCAGCGGCGGGCGTGATCTGGATAAGTTATATGTTGCATTGGTCCGAGTATCGGACGAAAAAGTGTTATTTAAAGAGACAGCAACCAATTATGAGGAATATCAACGGAAAGTTTGGGGCGCATCGCAATATATCGGCGAAGAGCTTTACATTAAGGTGGTTGACCAATCCACGGCCGGTTTTGGGCATATTAATGTTGATGATTTCAATGTGCCGGTTAGAGTGAAAAATCCGACCAATCCAACAGTACCGACAAAACCGATCGATCCTGCTCCATCTATTCCTGTTGAATCGGGCAGCACTGTAAGCAATGGAGTTAACCCAAGTAAACCAGCCAGTCCAAATAGCCTGTCCTTCGAAATGGCTAAGGGTGAACGGCAGGTGCTGTTCCCGGTTAAAACGGCGGCAAATGATGGTAAGAATGCTTTGAAGATTAAACATAGCGGAGCAGAGATCGAAGTTCCCGCTGAGGTACTGAAGGAATTACAAGGGCTGGTTACAAGTGAAGAACTTGAACGTGCCCAAATCTCCTTTGAAATAGACACATTATCGGCAGATCGGATGAAAGCACTGATAGAACGTGTCAAGAGCAAGAATAAAGCGGACATATCAGCTTTAGGAGAGGTCTATGACTTCAAATTATCTATCGTGAAGGGTGATGGAACGGAGCTTAAGCTTGAAAAATTCGCCAAACCCGTCACCATCAGATTGAGCGCACAGGAGAATTACCACCAAGATTTAACGGGCATTTATTACATCGCAGATGATGGCAGACTGGACTATGTGGGTGGAACCTATGTGGAGGGTAAATGGATAGCGGATGTGAGTCATTTCAGCAAGAATGCCGTCCTTACGTATGATAAATCATTTGAAGATGTGAATGCCTCCTTTTGGGCCCATGATGTTATAAAAAGGATGGCAGCGAAGCAAATTGTCTTGGGTGTGAGTGAAACTGCATTCGCACCAAAGCAAAATGTAAGCAGAGCTGAGTTCGCTTCTTTGATTGTTCGTACACTCGGAATAACAGGAACAAACTCAACTACATTCAAGGATGTAGCACCCACGAAGTGGTATGTTTCTTCTATTGCTGCAGCATATGAAGCGGGAATTGTAACCGGAAGAAGCAATGATACCTTTGCGCCGGAGGACACCATAAGTCGTGAAGAAATGGCATCTATGATTTATAAAGCATATCTGTTTCATACTGGACAGAAGGCTGCTGTTAATCGTCAAAGCAATTTCAAGGATGCCGGTACGATAAGCGGATGGGCTTCAGATGCAGTGGCTGCCTTACAGGAGCTTGGATTAGTTAACGGACGAGGCAACCAGTTATTCATGCCACATGAAACGGTGAATCGTGCGGAGGGTGCGCAAATCATCTCACTTCTGCTGGATAAAGTTAATAAATAA